The sequence CCGCCGCGCAGTGGCGGCGCTGCGGCTGCGGTAGCAGGCGCGCCGAACGCCAACTTGCTCGTGCTGACTCACAACGGCTTCTGTGCCGACGGCCGCGCCCGCCCTTGGTGGCAACTTCCAGTTCACCGGCAACTGCTTGTTCGCACCGTCGTGGTGCCGGCCATTGAGGTGCCACCGCCGCAGGAACTGGCACGCTGGCTGGATCGCACCTGGACTCGGGTCGATACCTGGGTCGCCGCGCACGCCGAGCAGCCGTGAACGTCGTGGGCGTTGTTAGGAGTCAGCGTTTGATGGCTGTCACGTAGCTGAAGTCGGTGAAGAAGCCCAGCGCGTCGTCCTCCGGGAACTCGAAACGGTTGGCGGCGTAGGCATCCTGCATACCTTGCGCCGAAACGTCCCAGCCGTGGCCGGTGAGAAAGTCCAGAACATCACTGCGCTCGCCGTGGTAGATGAGATCGCCCATCTCGAAGTCGTGCCCGTATGTCTTCAGCCGGTCGGTGATCTCCTTGGCCCGACCATCGGAGAACATGGACACGTCCGGAATGTGTTCGGTGGCGACTCGGCTGCCCGCCGCGCTGAGCTCGGTGATCCTGTCGAACAGCAGGTCTTGCGCCTCGGGCGGCAGATAGATCAACAGGCCCTCGGCCCTCCACGCGGTCGGCCGGCCGGGGTCGAACCCGTTGTCCAGCAATGCCTTCGGCCAGTCCTCACGCAGATCGATGGCGACGGTGCGTCGATCCGCCGTCGGATGTGCGCCCAAGTCGGCCAGGGTGCGCGATTTGAACTCGATCACCTCCGGCTGATCGACCTCGTAGAGGACGGTCCCGTCCGGCCACGGCAGCCGGTAGGCGCGCGCGTCCAGCCCTGACGCCAGAATGACCGCCTGCCGCACGCCTGCGTCGACGGCATCGGTGAACAGCCCGTCGAAGTGCCGGGTGCGTACCGCCATACCTTCGGCGGCGCGTCGCCGGTTGAACCGGGGATCGACGTCCTCGAAGTCGAATTCGCCGTCGAGGGCGCGGCTGAAGAAGTCGAGCCCGACGGCGCGCACCAACGGCTCGGCGTACGGATCGTCGATCAGGCCCTCGCGGTCGGCCAGCACCCGCTGCGCGGCCACCATGGTGGCGGTGGCGCCGACGCTGGACGCCAGGTCCCACGAGTCGTTGTCAGTGCGGGCCATGGTGCTCCTCTACAGAATCGCCGTGAGGTATCCGGAGTCGCCGATGAGGTCGAGGAAGGCAACCGCCCGCGACGCCGCGACCGCGGTCGCGGTGGCGCCCACGCTCGAGGCGAGACCCCAGCTGTCGTTGTCTGTCCGTGCCATTGACGTCCTACTGTCGTGTTGCGGTGATGGCGAGCGAGCCCCGCATAGGTGCGAGCCCTTCGTCGTCAGGGAAGTGTCGTCCGTACTCGGCGAACATCTCGGCCCTGTTGCGGGCACTCACCTGCCAGCCGTGATCGGTCAGGTAGTCGACGACGGGACGGCGCTCGCCCGGATAGAACAGCTCCGCGAGGTTCAGGTCGAACCCGTGTTTGCGCCACCGCTCCCGGAAGGCTTCCGCCCGCTGACCGATGCTGGCGCCCGCATCCGGGTGATATTCGGTGGCGAGCCGGCTGCCCGGCGCCGAGAGGGCCGTGATGTCGTCGAAGAGGCGGTCCTGAGCATCCGGCGGCAGGTAGACCAGCAGCCCCTCAGCTGACCATGCCGTGGGCTTGTCATCGTCGAAACCGTTGCGGCGCAGTGCGTCAGGCCAGTCCTCACGCAGATCGATTCTCACCGCGCGGCGGGTCGCCGTCGGCTCGGCGCCGATCGACGCCATCGTCGAGTCCTTGAACTCGATCACCTTGGGCTGGTCGATTTCGTAGACGACGGTGCCCGTGGGCCACCGCAGCCGGTACGCGCGGGCATCAAGGCCGGCGGCCAGGATCACAGCCTGGTCTATGCCCGACTCCGTCGCGTCGAGGAAGAAGTCGTCGAAGAAACGGGTCCGCACCGCCATCACGGTGGTGATGAGCCGGGTGGCGCCGTCGTCGTCGGCGGCGCTGAACTCACCGTCGAGCATCCGGTCGAAGAAGTCCAGGCCGACCGCCCGAACCAGCGGCTCCGCGAATGGATCGTCGATGAGCGCGTCGGGTTCCCTGCTGGCCATCGCGCGCGCCGCGGCGACCATGGTGGCGGTGGCGCCGACGCTGGACGCGATGTCCCAGCTGTCTGCCTCGGCCCTCGTCATGGCTTTGGGCCTTTTCGCTCACCACCGCCGAAGGTGCCGCTGACATAGCGCATCTCCGCGAACATCGTGTCGCTGTCGAACGGCGGGTATCCGTGCTCGGTCAACAGGTCGTTGATGTTGCTGCCGTTCATCGTCCAGCCGTGCTCCGCCAGGTACGCCGCGGGCTCGCTGCGGTCACCAAGGTAGACAAGGTTGGCCCAGTCGAGGCCGTAGCCGTGTTCGCGCCACCGCATTGCGGACTGCTCCATCTTCTCCTTCGCCTCGTCGACGTCAGAGTG is a genomic window of Mycobacterium sp. ITM-2016-00318 containing:
- a CDS encoding class I SAM-dependent methyltransferase encodes the protein MARTDNDSWDLASSVGATATMVAAQRVLADREGLIDDPYAEPLVRAVGLDFFSRALDGEFDFEDVDPRFNRRRAAEGMAVRTRHFDGLFTDAVDAGVRQAVILASGLDARAYRLPWPDGTVLYEVDQPEVIEFKSRTLADLGAHPTADRRTVAIDLREDWPKALLDNGFDPGRPTAWRAEGLLIYLPPEAQDLLFDRITELSAAGSRVATEHIPDVSMFSDGRAKEITDRLKTYGHDFEMGDLIYHGERSDVLDFLTGHGWDVSAQGMQDAYAANRFEFPEDDALGFFTDFSYVTAIKR
- a CDS encoding class I SAM-dependent methyltransferase; its protein translation is MTRAEADSWDIASSVGATATMVAAARAMASREPDALIDDPFAEPLVRAVGLDFFDRMLDGEFSAADDDGATRLITTVMAVRTRFFDDFFLDATESGIDQAVILAAGLDARAYRLRWPTGTVVYEIDQPKVIEFKDSTMASIGAEPTATRRAVRIDLREDWPDALRRNGFDDDKPTAWSAEGLLVYLPPDAQDRLFDDITALSAPGSRLATEYHPDAGASIGQRAEAFRERWRKHGFDLNLAELFYPGERRPVVDYLTDHGWQVSARNRAEMFAEYGRHFPDDEGLAPMRGSLAITATRQ